A stretch of the Natribaculum luteum genome encodes the following:
- a CDS encoding DUF7519 family protein: MSMEDEPGRTTDGINDRNAAAATAGTDDGSVREPVAVTHAPSRAAQFVTVAAALVGAGLTTPFTLLSIPFGVGGIVIVAVSIAAIYSAGWLSVGVSLLLAGALIAGAFGTSSPEVLLVGISAIVVAWDAGQHGLRLGEQLGRETPTDRNLAIHLVGTVLTLALASLVGYAIFLFAGDGRPAPAIGVVVLGIVLLAWLLRQ, from the coding sequence ATGAGCATGGAAGACGAACCCGGCCGAACGACCGATGGTATCAACGACAGAAACGCGGCTGCGGCGACCGCTGGCACTGACGATGGGTCGGTCCGAGAGCCGGTCGCGGTCACGCACGCTCCGTCGAGAGCAGCCCAGTTCGTCACAGTCGCCGCCGCGCTGGTCGGCGCGGGGTTGACGACGCCGTTCACGTTGCTTTCCATCCCGTTCGGCGTCGGCGGGATAGTTATCGTCGCGGTGAGTATCGCCGCGATCTACTCGGCCGGGTGGTTGTCGGTGGGCGTTTCGCTACTCCTCGCGGGCGCGCTCATCGCGGGGGCGTTCGGCACGTCGTCCCCGGAAGTGTTGCTGGTGGGAATCAGTGCAATCGTCGTCGCGTGGGACGCCGGCCAACACGGCCTCCGACTCGGGGAACAACTCGGTCGTGAGACGCCGACCGATCGGAATCTGGCTATCCATCTGGTTGGGACCGTCCTCACGCTCGCGTTGGCCTCGTTGGTCGGATACGCGATCTTCTTGTTCGCCGGAGACGGACGGCCTGCTCCCGCCATCGGCGTCGTCGTGCTCGGCATCGTGCTCCTCGCGTGGTTGTTGCGCCAGTAA
- a CDS encoding 2-oxo acid dehydrogenase subunit E2: MSDRGNRTELFPARRLGTVDYMRTAGRRSNVHGLVEIDVTEARRRIEAIEAETGESQSFTAFLVCCLARAIDDHPHVNAYRDWRGRVHVFEDVDVNVLVETTVRGDRMGVPHVVRKANERSVRSIHDEIRSAQQSRDPADLSPLAELAFRLPGFVRRLVWRLPQWFPERWKDMAGTVTVTSVGMFGEGGGWAVSPTNYTLQLTVGGISEKPRVVDGEITTRELLDITVTFDHDVVDGASAARFVQRLRELVEDGHGLET; this comes from the coding sequence ATGAGCGACAGAGGTAACCGAACCGAACTGTTCCCCGCCCGTCGCCTGGGAACGGTCGATTATATGCGAACGGCGGGTCGGCGGAGCAACGTCCACGGACTCGTCGAAATCGACGTGACCGAGGCGCGACGACGTATCGAGGCCATCGAAGCGGAGACGGGAGAATCCCAGTCGTTCACAGCGTTTCTCGTGTGCTGTCTCGCACGGGCCATCGACGACCATCCCCACGTCAACGCGTATCGGGATTGGCGTGGTCGCGTACACGTGTTCGAGGACGTCGACGTGAACGTCCTCGTCGAGACGACGGTCCGGGGCGATCGAATGGGCGTTCCACATGTGGTGAGAAAAGCCAACGAGCGGTCTGTCCGCTCGATTCACGACGAGATCCGGTCGGCACAGCAATCCCGTGACCCGGCGGATCTCTCACCGTTGGCCGAGTTGGCATTTCGGCTCCCCGGGTTCGTTCGACGACTCGTCTGGCGGCTCCCGCAGTGGTTTCCCGAGCGCTGGAAGGACATGGCGGGGACTGTCACCGTGACCTCCGTAGGGATGTTTGGTGAAGGGGGTGGATGGGCCGTCAGCCCGACGAACTACACGTTGCAGTTGACCGTGGGTGGCATCAGCGAGAAACCGAGGGTCGTCGACGGGGAGATCACGACTCGTGAGTTGCTCGACATCACGGTGACGTTCGATCACGACGTCGTCGACGGGGCATCCGCTGCGCGGTTCGTCCAGCGACTGCGGGAACTCGTCGAAGACGGCCACGGGCTCGAAACGTAG
- a CDS encoding DUF4129 domain-containing protein: MVRVNQSDLFTVFFTLCLIGSVGVVAATIDSVVLIEPSPQGGEPEIFEPGGETGGEIEAGQDEASASGISNTIDLQFCVRSLQSAPAVLGILSGLGLALYGVKRLYNSSTAALVSSGVLPIALFAYFVLTNCPSEGSESDRFVSGSDVLGTTGGLGTAPSVPPTVVVFGAASVVLLAFGALFVVTRSEQSFDAVEADDDDELEVATDAIARSAGRAADRIERADVPVDNSVYRAWREMTALLNMENPQSAPPTEFARRAIDLGLDKEQVTELTNLFRDVRYGEKDAMSREDRAIEILREIEREYQTAIDGDQVSDSDAGRADDSNAGCDDQ, from the coding sequence ATGGTTCGGGTGAACCAGTCCGATCTCTTTACCGTATTTTTCACACTGTGCCTCATCGGGTCCGTCGGCGTCGTCGCCGCGACTATCGACTCCGTTGTGCTGATAGAACCCTCACCACAAGGAGGGGAACCCGAGATATTCGAACCCGGCGGGGAAACCGGAGGCGAAATCGAGGCGGGCCAAGACGAAGCATCAGCGAGCGGGATTTCGAACACGATCGACTTGCAGTTCTGTGTCCGCTCCTTGCAATCGGCCCCGGCGGTGCTCGGCATCCTCTCAGGCCTCGGTCTCGCCCTGTACGGGGTCAAACGCCTGTACAACAGTTCGACGGCTGCTCTCGTCTCGTCGGGAGTGCTGCCCATCGCCCTGTTTGCGTACTTCGTGCTCACGAACTGCCCGAGCGAGGGTTCCGAAAGTGATAGATTCGTGTCCGGGTCAGACGTCCTCGGGACGACCGGCGGGCTCGGGACTGCTCCGTCCGTACCGCCGACGGTCGTCGTGTTCGGTGCCGCGAGCGTCGTACTCCTCGCTTTCGGCGCGTTGTTCGTCGTGACCAGGAGTGAACAGTCCTTCGACGCCGTCGAGGCTGACGACGACGACGAGCTCGAGGTGGCAACGGATGCGATCGCCCGATCAGCAGGTCGGGCCGCGGACAGAATCGAGCGGGCTGACGTTCCCGTCGACAACTCCGTCTATCGGGCGTGGCGCGAGATGACCGCACTTCTCAACATGGAGAACCCTCAGAGCGCTCCACCGACCGAGTTCGCCCGGCGAGCGATCGACCTCGGACTCGACAAGGAGCAGGTGACGGAGTTGACCAACCTCTTCAGAGATGTTCGGTACGGCGAGAAGGACGCAATGAGTCGGGAAGACCGCGCCATCGAGATACTGCGGGAGATCGAACGGGAGTACCAGACCGCGATAGACGGAGACCAGGTGAGCGATTCGGACGCCGGCCGAGCGGACGATTCGAACGCGGGATGTGATGACCAATGA
- a CDS encoding helix-turn-helix domain-containing protein codes for MKRIQFSATYPERFVHPLHQQIMDQSSISRAELLMWSPTEDATTLFWCDGDREATEKAIENIDSLLVSNFVEDGDGTYAFLLQDDYEFASALLDTIENSRVIFLTPVVFLETGEVQFEAVGETTALSALHEKLSELGELTIEQVHDFERKNSPSSLTDRQEAALEAAVSVGYYEVPREGTIADIAGVLNCSTSTAGELVRKAEAAVIRKHTETR; via the coding sequence ATGAAACGAATTCAGTTCTCGGCCACCTATCCGGAGCGATTCGTCCACCCACTTCACCAGCAGATTATGGACCAGTCATCGATTTCACGGGCTGAACTGCTGATGTGGAGTCCGACCGAAGACGCGACGACGTTGTTCTGGTGTGATGGGGATCGAGAAGCGACTGAGAAAGCTATCGAAAATATCGACTCCCTTCTCGTTAGTAACTTCGTTGAGGATGGCGACGGGACGTACGCGTTTCTACTGCAGGACGACTACGAGTTCGCTTCCGCGTTGCTGGATACAATCGAAAATTCACGTGTGATTTTCCTCACGCCAGTCGTCTTTCTCGAGACGGGTGAGGTACAGTTCGAAGCGGTCGGTGAAACGACGGCGCTCAGTGCACTCCACGAAAAGCTCTCCGAACTCGGTGAACTCACCATCGAACAGGTCCACGACTTCGAGCGAAAGAACTCACCGTCGAGCCTTACAGACCGGCAAGAGGCGGCACTGGAGGCTGCGGTCTCGGTCGGCTATTACGAAGTACCTCGTGAGGGGACGATCGCGGACATTGCAGGTGTTCTAAACTGCTCGACGAGTACCGCCGGGGAACTGGTGCGGAAGGCAGAGGCAGCGGTGATTCGGAAACACACCGAGACGAGGTGA
- a CDS encoding metallophosphoesterase family protein: MLSNEGIAGTELVAFERPRSDGPVRFAIVGDPHVPVDENAHAKLYKPTTMLERVVEDCNHREFDYLFSVGDVTREGVREEFDALDDILDGLDVPFAAVPGNHDVPNEFDSHDGLPVGRFADRYAPDGLPFALDIDGLRVVGLDSSSAPEVADSHDGYIPESQLDWADDLLDEVSDAIVLVHHNLPAAVEQFDDYRKVADPTLGRPPVLRSPEGLVEVLSRHDISLVFSGHLHIPGMTTTGTVREVLVPSTCTYPQGYLVVEVDRSGTSVRFVPVSTPSEATAAFNRRCELGPKAAALSGMAAVRLATAPLTWEQ, encoded by the coding sequence ATGCTGTCCAATGAGGGTATCGCTGGAACGGAGCTAGTAGCATTCGAACGTCCCCGCTCCGACGGACCGGTTCGATTTGCCATCGTCGGCGATCCGCACGTACCCGTCGACGAGAACGCCCATGCGAAACTGTACAAGCCAACGACCATGCTCGAGCGGGTCGTCGAGGATTGCAACCACCGAGAGTTTGACTATCTGTTCTCCGTGGGCGACGTCACGCGAGAGGGGGTCCGCGAGGAGTTCGACGCCCTGGACGACATCCTTGACGGGTTGGACGTGCCGTTCGCGGCGGTTCCGGGGAATCACGACGTGCCCAACGAATTCGATTCACACGACGGACTGCCGGTAGGACGCTTCGCGGACCGATATGCCCCCGACGGCCTTCCGTTCGCTCTCGACATCGACGGACTGCGCGTCGTCGGTCTCGACAGTTCGAGCGCCCCGGAGGTGGCGGACAGCCACGACGGATACATCCCCGAGTCGCAACTCGACTGGGCGGACGATCTCCTCGACGAGGTGAGCGATGCCATCGTTCTCGTCCACCACAACCTTCCGGCCGCGGTTGAGCAGTTCGACGACTACCGAAAGGTCGCCGATCCGACGCTCGGACGGCCGCCGGTCCTCCGGTCCCCCGAGGGCCTCGTCGAGGTGCTGTCGCGCCACGATATTTCGCTCGTATTTTCCGGTCACCTGCACATCCCCGGGATGACGACGACGGGAACCGTCCGGGAAGTACTGGTGCCGTCGACGTGTACGTACCCACAGGGATATCTCGTCGTCGAGGTCGATCGATCCGGAACGTCCGTGCGGTTCGTCCCTGTCTCGACCCCGTCGGAGGCCACGGCGGCGTTCAACCGGCGGTGTGAACTCGGACCGAAGGCCGCTGCGCTGTCCGGAATGGCCGCAGTTCGTCTAGCTACTGCCCCGCTCACTTGGGAACAGTAG
- a CDS encoding phospholipase D-like domain-containing protein → MSEGYHAEDQSRSTGRRRFLQVVGAGLAATTTGRVEATQAGSPPAVQPIFSYPTADRSPDDRHETVVTRLLERAAPESSVYCSLFTLTRDKISGAFVAAADRGVDVNILIDEQSMHRSATRLLLDELPDRAAVVTDGGVGDRHNHNKFLLLEELDTGDENVVWQSSSNMTSSQLYNHNASVVVRNDRPLYEAYRDYWADLADGSQNLAYNRTEHGDSASVYFSPRDDFDTHIAALEDVVPSWKTRIHFMQSIWTSSREAESELIDRLAELVEAGSEVRVVVQKGDEVVDRLREAGVDVVAYPSGDVGVHSKYMLVESDFETESGDTERRREVWTGSQNLSRPGLRRNDEALLRFVDDYVYNEFLDDWERIHRRARRIDAETESRRTDSDTTTQSDPPTSVNSARTTDMAMRDAIEPDEQSGWRERGYLYPLLATAAGGLAGSSYLVRRRLRSSGEQ, encoded by the coding sequence ATGAGCGAAGGATACCATGCGGAAGATCAGTCAAGATCGACAGGAAGACGCCGGTTCCTCCAGGTAGTGGGAGCTGGGCTGGCAGCAACAACCACCGGTCGAGTCGAGGCAACGCAAGCAGGTTCGCCTCCGGCCGTCCAGCCCATCTTCAGTTATCCTACCGCCGACAGGTCACCTGACGATAGGCATGAAACAGTCGTCACACGACTCCTCGAACGGGCAGCCCCGGAGAGCAGCGTCTACTGTTCACTGTTTACGCTTACTCGAGACAAGATATCGGGCGCGTTCGTCGCCGCCGCGGACCGCGGCGTTGACGTGAATATTCTCATCGACGAACAAAGTATGCACAGATCAGCTACCCGGTTACTGCTTGACGAACTCCCGGACCGTGCTGCGGTCGTTACCGACGGTGGCGTCGGCGACCGGCACAACCATAATAAGTTCCTCCTCCTCGAGGAACTGGACACGGGAGACGAAAACGTGGTCTGGCAGTCGTCGTCGAACATGACCTCGTCGCAACTCTACAACCACAACGCTTCGGTCGTCGTCCGGAACGATCGACCTCTTTACGAAGCGTATAGAGATTACTGGGCAGACTTGGCCGACGGATCCCAGAATCTCGCATACAACCGCACGGAGCACGGCGATTCCGCCTCAGTGTACTTTTCCCCTCGCGACGACTTCGACACGCACATCGCGGCCCTCGAAGACGTGGTTCCGTCGTGGAAGACGCGAATCCATTTCATGCAATCGATCTGGACTAGCTCTCGGGAAGCAGAGTCCGAGCTGATCGACCGTCTCGCGGAACTCGTCGAGGCCGGAAGCGAAGTCCGCGTCGTCGTCCAAAAGGGGGACGAGGTCGTCGATCGCCTACGCGAGGCTGGCGTCGATGTCGTGGCCTACCCGTCCGGGGACGTGGGAGTCCACTCGAAGTATATGCTCGTCGAGTCCGACTTCGAGACCGAAAGCGGCGACACCGAACGCCGACGCGAGGTGTGGACTGGGTCACAGAACCTAAGCCGACCCGGATTGCGGCGAAACGACGAGGCGCTGCTCCGCTTCGTCGACGACTACGTCTACAACGAGTTCCTGGATGACTGGGAGCGCATACATCGACGGGCCCGACGCATTGATGCCGAGACCGAAAGCAGACGAACTGATTCCGACACTACGACGCAGTCCGACCCTCCGACATCTGTGAATTCTGCTCGGACGACCGATATGGCGATGCGAGATGCGATCGAGCCGGATGAACAGAGCGGGTGGCGAGAGCGCGGTTATCTATACCCGCTCCTCGCGACGGCCGCCGGAGGGCTCGCTGGAAGTTCCTATCTTGTTCGTCGTCGACTCCGATCATCTGGCGAGCAGTGA
- a CDS encoding DUF58 domain-containing protein, with product MSGGLPTRLRQAGILLATVVLAVGFLMLVDPDVAAMIPFNLGGANAVALVGFLLAIVVARSRYGSDRNQSVVPDVEYRLETPAPGDEIDAMIYRMTELREGVIEFRERIEDRLEEVALAIITSREQCSYDQAVKRLEEGRWTENPRAAAFFGGGGAPTGQSAIERVTAVFLDSDSAYEQQLQSTVDALEAASGVGGDGPDGTKDADNARTMAASHVGDQFDGEGVTETVRCGPPSETGHWKGITAFGFAALGVGVLSAQPSVLLSSVVGFALAGYARLASPVPLSSLLVTRSVSDTTPEPGDVVDVTVTVENEYDRLLTDLRVVDRVPPAWEVVDGSPRVGTALRSGDAVTFRYSVVVQRGEYRWPVRVLGYDVSGSVESEASVEPETSLTCRPALRTTAEIPVRSQTSMYSGELNTNEGGEGLEFFSVRDYQPGDPKTRIDWKTYARSGEFTTINFRQEHAARVVFLFDCRESAYVSPSADSKHALDLSVEAAFDTFASLYEQGHLIGIAAFNGIACWLGPSAGSAHVQRVRELFATHPAFDSVPPGLREEPKGRYIDPMTQIKRQLPANTQLFLFSPLTDQYTFEVARQLDGAGHLVTIVSPDPTANRTVGQRIARLERTIRIRQLRDHGIRVVDWDAERTLELELTRASQRWTA from the coding sequence ATGAGCGGCGGTTTACCGACCCGCCTCCGTCAGGCCGGCATCCTGCTCGCCACGGTCGTTCTCGCCGTCGGATTCCTCATGTTGGTCGACCCCGACGTCGCCGCGATGATCCCGTTCAATCTCGGCGGCGCGAACGCGGTGGCGCTGGTCGGATTTCTCCTCGCCATCGTCGTCGCCCGATCGCGATACGGTTCCGACCGGAACCAGTCGGTCGTTCCCGACGTCGAATACCGGTTGGAAACCCCCGCCCCCGGCGACGAAATCGACGCAATGATCTACCGAATGACCGAGTTGCGAGAAGGTGTAATCGAGTTCCGCGAACGGATCGAGGACCGCCTCGAGGAAGTCGCTTTAGCGATCATCACGTCTCGAGAACAGTGTAGTTACGATCAGGCGGTCAAGCGGCTCGAAGAGGGCAGATGGACTGAGAACCCGCGTGCAGCCGCGTTCTTCGGAGGCGGAGGCGCTCCGACCGGCCAGTCAGCCATCGAGCGAGTGACGGCCGTCTTTCTCGACTCAGACTCCGCGTACGAACAGCAACTTCAGTCGACGGTCGACGCCCTCGAAGCTGCGAGCGGGGTTGGCGGAGACGGTCCCGATGGTACTAAGGACGCAGACAACGCTCGGACGATGGCAGCGAGCCACGTTGGGGACCAGTTCGATGGCGAGGGGGTCACAGAGACCGTTCGGTGTGGGCCCCCGTCCGAGACGGGACACTGGAAGGGGATCACCGCCTTCGGGTTCGCCGCACTCGGGGTCGGCGTCCTCTCGGCCCAGCCGAGCGTCCTGCTATCGAGCGTCGTTGGGTTCGCGCTCGCGGGATACGCGCGCCTCGCGTCGCCGGTCCCGCTCTCGTCGCTTCTCGTGACGCGGAGCGTGAGCGACACTACTCCCGAACCGGGTGACGTCGTCGACGTGACGGTCACGGTCGAAAACGAATACGACCGGTTACTCACCGACCTTCGGGTCGTCGACCGGGTCCCGCCGGCCTGGGAGGTCGTCGACGGATCTCCTCGGGTCGGGACGGCGCTCCGATCCGGTGACGCGGTCACGTTCCGGTACTCGGTCGTCGTCCAGCGCGGGGAGTACCGATGGCCGGTCCGGGTCCTCGGGTACGACGTCAGCGGCTCCGTCGAGAGCGAGGCGAGCGTCGAACCGGAGACGAGCCTCACCTGTCGGCCCGCGTTACGGACGACCGCGGAGATACCGGTGCGATCCCAGACGTCGATGTACTCGGGGGAGCTGAACACGAACGAAGGCGGCGAGGGCCTGGAGTTTTTTTCGGTTCGGGACTACCAGCCGGGCGACCCGAAGACGCGCATCGACTGGAAGACGTACGCGCGGTCGGGCGAGTTCACGACAATCAATTTCCGGCAGGAACACGCCGCGCGCGTGGTGTTTCTGTTTGATTGCCGGGAGTCGGCGTACGTATCGCCATCAGCCGACTCGAAACACGCGCTCGATCTGTCGGTCGAGGCGGCCTTCGACACCTTCGCGTCGCTCTACGAGCAGGGCCACCTCATCGGAATTGCGGCGTTCAATGGAATCGCGTGCTGGCTTGGGCCGAGCGCGGGAAGTGCACACGTCCAACGCGTCCGGGAACTGTTCGCAACACATCCGGCGTTCGATTCAGTCCCGCCGGGCCTCAGGGAAGAACCTAAAGGGAGATACATCGACCCGATGACGCAAATCAAGCGACAACTGCCCGCGAACACCCAGCTATTCCTGTTCTCGCCGCTTACCGACCAGTACACGTTCGAAGTCGCCCGCCAACTCGATGGCGCGGGGCATCTGGTGACGATAGTGAGTCCGGATCCGACCGCGAACCGGACGGTGGGTCAGCGGATAGCCCGACTGGAGCGGACGATACGGATCAGGCAGTTACGCGACCATGGAATCCGCGTCGTCGACTGGGACGCGGAGCGAACACTCGAACTCGAACTCACACGCGCGAGCCAGCGGTGGACCGCATGA
- a CDS encoding IS66-like element ISNpe25 family transposase, with product MNADDFTKEELFSRLLQLEQRVEELEQENKRKDKKIDQLQEQLDQKDERIEELETRLRKYENPHTPPSKRRSGTDESPTSQDDEDENVRTDGGTPGRKDGHDPEWRVTAGPDKEIEVTRDCCPECGEHFDESVGVSPRLVEEVPDPQPPEVTQYNRHCYQCDSCGTETVAKHPDCPDEGQFGVNVISQAALSRYDHRLPYRKIADRFEQLHGLELSGASAWHATERAARAGRCEYEQIRRQIQQAEIVHVDETGIKREGEQAWIWTFRTGEHTLYAVRESRGSDVPAEVLGEDFAGTVICDGWTAYPAFTSNLQRCWAHLLREAEDVASDHEEAEPVHRYLKQMFVGLQSWLETDPSPRERAQMHRSCQNGLRSLVERSVTDEAVATLLGKIEGGIDHWLTFVGEPEVSQTNNAAENALREPVVLRKIIGTLRNDRGMFVHETILSLLATWRQQGRNPYEELRRVVNNNEMLSRDHAVPAVETSG from the coding sequence GTGAACGCAGACGATTTCACCAAAGAAGAGTTATTTTCTCGGTTGCTTCAGCTTGAGCAGCGGGTCGAAGAACTTGAACAAGAAAACAAGCGGAAGGACAAGAAGATCGATCAGTTGCAAGAGCAACTTGACCAGAAGGACGAGCGGATAGAAGAACTCGAAACACGTCTTCGCAAATACGAAAATCCGCATACACCGCCCAGTAAGCGACGGTCGGGGACTGACGAGTCCCCGACCTCGCAGGACGACGAAGACGAGAATGTTCGAACCGACGGCGGCACTCCTGGACGGAAGGACGGCCATGATCCAGAGTGGCGTGTAACAGCTGGTCCCGACAAAGAGATCGAAGTCACCCGTGACTGTTGTCCCGAATGTGGCGAACACTTCGACGAGTCGGTGGGCGTCAGCCCCCGACTCGTCGAGGAGGTTCCTGATCCGCAGCCTCCTGAAGTCACCCAGTACAATCGCCACTGCTACCAGTGCGACTCTTGTGGAACAGAAACTGTTGCTAAACACCCCGACTGCCCCGATGAGGGGCAGTTCGGGGTGAACGTCATCTCCCAAGCAGCACTTTCTCGGTACGATCACCGCCTTCCCTACCGGAAAATCGCTGATCGCTTCGAGCAACTGCACGGGTTAGAACTCTCAGGCGCGTCCGCATGGCACGCGACCGAGCGCGCTGCGCGCGCCGGTCGCTGCGAATACGAACAGATTCGAAGACAGATTCAGCAAGCAGAGATCGTTCACGTCGACGAAACTGGTATCAAACGCGAGGGTGAGCAAGCATGGATCTGGACGTTTCGGACGGGAGAGCACACGCTGTACGCCGTAAGAGAGAGTCGTGGGAGCGATGTCCCCGCGGAAGTCCTCGGCGAGGACTTCGCGGGAACGGTCATCTGCGATGGGTGGACGGCGTATCCAGCGTTCACAAGTAACCTTCAGCGGTGCTGGGCACATCTTCTCCGGGAAGCCGAGGACGTTGCTAGTGACCACGAGGAGGCAGAGCCGGTTCACCGGTATCTCAAACAGATGTTCGTCGGTCTCCAGTCGTGGCTGGAGACCGACCCGAGTCCTCGTGAGAGAGCACAGATGCACCGATCATGCCAGAACGGGCTTAGATCGCTCGTTGAGCGGTCAGTAACCGACGAGGCAGTGGCAACACTACTCGGGAAGATCGAAGGAGGGATCGACCACTGGCTCACCTTCGTCGGTGAGCCAGAGGTCTCCCAGACGAACAACGCAGCTGAGAACGCACTTCGTGAACCAGTCGTTCTCCGGAAAATCATCGGGACACTCCGTAACGATCGAGGTATGTTCGTTCACGAGACGATCTTGTCCCTGCTGGCGACATGGCGCCAGCAGGGACGCAATCCATACGAAGAACTTCGCCGAGTCGTCAACAACAATGAGATGCTCTCACGGGATCACGCTGTGCCGGCTGTCGAGACTTCGGGGTAA
- a CDS encoding HAD family hydrolase, with translation MDAVLFDMDGVLVDSVTHKYEHWERVLWDEFDLTTVDIEALIGLNTHDKYEYLVDTHGFEADRRRFARLLNEDVDRVYEEAVELLPGVEMSFEWLANRSVPIGLVSAASRPRVDTVVDRFDLDDCFETVVSADDIDGDSKPDPAIYCHAAAELGMDPADCLAIEDSPHGVTAATRAGAYCIGYAPADGPTRDVEHADEIVTSPADLHERLRAVVNGEPGNRQ, from the coding sequence GTGGACGCAGTACTATTCGATATGGACGGCGTGTTAGTGGACTCGGTGACGCATAAATACGAGCACTGGGAACGGGTACTGTGGGACGAGTTCGACCTGACGACGGTCGACATCGAGGCGCTGATCGGGTTGAACACCCATGATAAGTACGAGTACCTTGTCGATACCCACGGGTTCGAGGCGGACCGTCGCCGGTTCGCTCGGCTACTCAACGAGGACGTCGACCGCGTCTACGAAGAGGCAGTCGAACTCCTGCCGGGCGTCGAAATGTCCTTCGAGTGGCTCGCCAACAGATCCGTCCCGATAGGGTTGGTTTCCGCGGCGAGTCGCCCTCGCGTCGACACGGTCGTCGACCGGTTCGACCTCGACGACTGCTTCGAGACGGTCGTGAGTGCCGACGACATCGACGGCGACAGCAAGCCGGACCCGGCGATATACTGCCACGCGGCGGCCGAACTCGGCATGGACCCCGCTGACTGCCTCGCTATCGAGGACTCGCCCCACGGCGTCACTGCGGCGACCCGCGCGGGGGCGTACTGCATCGGATACGCGCCAGCCGACGGGCCCACCCGTGACGTCGAACACGCAGACGAGATAGTGACATCGCCGGCTGACTTGCACGAACGGTTGCGCGCGGTAGTCAACGGCGAACCTGGCAATCGACAGTAA
- a CDS encoding FxLYD domain-containing protein, protein MTLDTGFSDSPVSSARRQFLSTVVVATTAIAGCLGSNDGPIEVQHHSLQEGPFNTYVTGSIKNVQGSPVDVTVSVTFLDGDGAELATESATGEGIQSNESWNFDVQYEGDDVDRVSDYELETDVIETDE, encoded by the coding sequence GTGACGCTTGACACCGGCTTCTCGGACTCGCCAGTATCGTCGGCCCGCCGTCAGTTCCTCTCGACCGTCGTCGTGGCGACAACGGCCATCGCGGGCTGTCTGGGCAGCAACGATGGACCGATCGAGGTTCAGCACCACTCCCTTCAGGAGGGTCCATTCAACACCTACGTCACCGGGAGTATCAAGAACGTTCAGGGTAGCCCGGTAGACGTTACGGTGTCCGTGACGTTTCTCGACGGCGACGGCGCGGAGCTGGCTACCGAATCGGCGACCGGCGAGGGAATACAATCGAACGAATCCTGGAACTTCGACGTCCAGTACGAAGGCGACGACGTCGACCGGGTCTCCGACTACGAGTTAGAGACCGACGTCATCGAGACCGACGAGTAG